DNA sequence from the Paenibacillus azoreducens genome:
AGAAGCGGCAGCGGTCGCCTTTGTTTTCGAATTTCTACCTTTACTTAACAATATAATCAAGAAATTTGAAGACAACAGCGATCGGAAGAACGATCCGTAACCGCAGCGGTCAACTCGCGTAATATCAAGAAACTAATTTCGATAAAAAAGCTACCTCATAAATGCGGTCTGGCTTCGATGAATTTTCATCGATAAAAGTCCCTTTATATTATATCATAGTTTTTGTCTAAGTATTAACGGAATGGGAGATATTCGATCATGCGATCTTTACTTTTATTTTTGGCTGCCGGGTTGGCAGAAATCGGCGGGGGTTATCTCGTCTGGCTTTGGATCAAGGAATCCAAGCCTTGGTGGTACGGGTTGATCGGAGCCGTAGTGCTGGTTCTATACGGAATTATTCCTACGCTGCAGCACTACCCCTCCTTTGGCCGCGTGTATGCCGCTTACGGCGGTATTTTTATCGTGCTTGCCTTGTTATGGGGCTGGGGAATCGATAAAAACACGCCGGACCTCTATGACTGGATTGGCGCGGCGCTTTGTCTGGCTGGTGTTTCCGTCATTCTGTGGGCTCCCCGCCCCTGAAATGGCATCCATATGCTACGCTAAACCATCACTATAAAAGCGGTGACAGCATGCGGCATAATATCTCGGCTGTTTTGTGCATGAATGGCCTGTTCTGAAACTCACTTGGGGTCATTTCCCTGCTTACAAGCATGTCTTTCTCAAAATCATCCACAAGCCGTTCTATTTTAGACTGTTCAAGCAGTAAAGCCGTCAGTTCGAAATTGCTGTAAAAGCTGCGGAGATCCATATTGGCCGTGCCAACCGATGCAAGCAATTGATCGACAATGAGCACTTTGGCATGGATGAAGCCTTTTTGGTATTGGTAGAATCGGACACCCGCCAGCAGCAGCTCCTCGACGTAAGAAAGCGAAGCCAGCTGCACCAGCCTCGAGTCGGCCTTCCACGGAATGATGATCCGTACATCTACGCCGCTGACGGCTGCGGTTTTCAGCCCCTCATAGACACCCGGATCTGGGATAAAATACGGCGACGTAATCCAGATCCTTTTTTTCGCTACGCAAATAGCCGCAAAGATCAATTCCTGGATGGCATTCCATTCTTGGTCCGGGCCGCTGCTGACGATCTGGATTTGCTCATCGGCCTTGCATGAATGCTCCGGAAACAGTGCGGGGTCAACGATCTTTTCACCAGAGGCGAGCTGCCAGTCGTCCAAAAATATATTTTGCAAAAAATAAACGGCGTCCCCTTCAATCTCCAGATGCGTATCCCGCCAGTAGCCCATTTTCGGATATTTGCCAAGGTAATCATCCCCGACATTAATCCCGCCCACAAACCCCCTCGCTCCGTCTACCACGACTATTTTACGGTGATTCCGGTAATTGATCCGGCGGTCGATGAAACTAAGCAGCGGCGGCAGAAAAAAGTAGGATTCGACCCCGGCTTCCTTAAGCCTCTCCACAAATTCCCGCTTCAGCTTATAGCTGCCCAACCCGTCGCATATAAAACGCACCTTTACGCCTTCCCTGGCTTTACGGATCATAATCTCCTGAAAACGGGTCCCTATGACATCATGCCGAAAAATATAGAATTCAATATGTATATGCTTCTCAGCCGCCTCAATCGCCTTCAGCATGGCATCAAAAGCATCTTTGCCGTCTGTCAGCACCCGGCTGGCATTGGAGCCTGTAATCGGGCTTTCCGTAAGACGCCATAACAGATTAAACAATCTCTCCTGATGTTTAAATTCGGGATTATGAATTTCCCCAATGTCCCGAACCGCTGTCAGCCGGCTCCAGAAGAAGGGACGGATTTGGCGGAACAGCCGCGATCCCCGGGTGCGAATATGCTTGCGCGCCTTATAATCTTGAGCCACAAAATAGTAAAAAACGAACCCAATGACCGGGCAGCAAAAAAGAATAGACAACCAGGCGATTGTTTTGGAAGGATTACGGAATTCAAGCAGCAAAATGATTGCAATCTGAAAAATAAATATGATGAGCGCGATCAGCAGCCACACCATATGGCAGCCTCCTTCCGGAAATAGCGCGTTAATCGTTACCTATCCATGATTGACCAAATCCCGGCCTATTTATTCAAACATCTCCTTCTTATTAAAATGCCGGGCATGCTTATTGCGGGGACCCCAAAAAAACATATAAAAATCCCCCCACAAAGTGGAGCCATGCTTCGATGCTTATTCCAAATACTTTGCGGGGACCCCATCATAATCTCAAAAAGGTAACATTTTAGACATGTTCAGAGCATTCGTCGAATACATAGATTATAAGACAAGTACAACGATGCTATAGAAAGGAGCTGCCATGAAAAATGCAACCGCCAATCGACGTCTGACACTTCTGGTCATGAGGGACGCCCAGCATTCGGTGAAGCAGATCCATCTGTCCAAGCCTCTCCTGCTGGCCGTGCCCGCCGCCGCCGTCCTCTCTTTGTCCGGTCTTGTTCTTGCCATACAGGCCCATTCTTCCCAGGCCATCTCGAACCTGGAGCAGAAGGTAACCCTTGAGCAGTTAAAAAACATTCAGCTTCAGAGCTCGATTACCAGCCGCGAGCAGTCCATTGAACGCCTGCAAACTGAAATTATCAAGCTATCGTCACAGGCCAAGGATATGCAGCTAAAGATGCAGCATGTGGATCAGCTGGAACAGCAGCTGCAGAAGTTTATCGATAAACATAAGATCAGCATGTCCACGGACGCCCCCGCGGATAAAGCGTCTTCCCTGTCCTGGGATGCTTCTGAGCATGTCGGGGGCGAATATATCGCCGTACATGAGAATGACATGCTGGATCTGGCCCGGGAGACGAAAGACGACTTTCAGGAAATGCAGGAGCTGCTGAAAACGATGGAAAGCAATATCCCCCATACCTTGAAAAAAGCACAGGAGACACAGGTGCAGATCGCAGGTAATCCGACGGTATGGCCTACCGCCTCCAAAGTGATGACTTCAAGCTTCGGGTATCGCACCGACCCCTTCACCGGCAAAGCCGCTTTTCACGCAGGCATAGATATTGCCGGGGATAACGGCGGTCCCGTCTATGCAGCAGGCGCGGGGAAAGTTATCACTGCGGAAGAAAGCGGAGCTCGCGGCCGTTATATCGTCATTGAACATCCGGGCGGACTACAGACCTGGTATATGCACCTCAGCAAGATCCTTGTAAACATAGGGGATACGGTCGACAAACGCCAGCAGATCGCCCAGCTCGGCTCAACCGGCCGCAGCACCGGACCGCATCTGCATTTTCAGGTCGTCAAGCAGGATAAGCCCGTCAATCCACTCCCGTATATTCGATCAGACAATTCTCTCAATTAAGGAGGTTCTATGTTGAGCAGATCCAAATCCAAGAATTCATTGATGTCCACCGACTCCCTGATCGGAAGAGGCACCGAGGTCGAAGGAGCCCTCTCTTGCGAAGCCAATGTACGTATTGAGGGTAATTTTAACGGTGTGATCGAAAGCCGCGCCTGTGTCACGATTGGCGAACATGCCGTTGCCCGCTCCGATATCAGCGCCAGGGAAGTCATTATTGCCGGAAAGGTTTATGGAGATGTGCAGGCTGAAGGCAAGCTGACGATCACCCCGACCGGCCAGATGTTCGGAGACGTTCTCGCCGCCTCCGCGCTTGTCATCGCCGAAGGCGGCATCCTAAACGGTTCCAGCAAGATGGAACCCAAACACAACGAACAGAAAGCCTTGGCAGAAAGCAGCAATGCGCCTCTTTTGGAATCGGAAGCAGGATAAGCTTCATTCCAGGCCTGCCGGAAACCTGCATTCCCACGAAATAATCCCACAAAGAGTATCGGAAAGAAGTAAGGGCGCCTCTCAAAGAGGGGCCCTTTTGCGGAGCAAAAGTACTGAGCGAAGCCTATGCTCCGATGCTTATTCCAGATACTTTGCGGGGGCCCCAAAAGAAAAACGTCTATCTCCGTACTTTCACAGAAGACAGACCGCTTTTATCGGTAGCTTTTCTTGCGGTATCAGGATGCGTTTTCCCCGAAGTTATACAAAATAACCCCACAAAGTGGAGCCTATGCTTCGATGCTTATTCCAAATACTTTGCGGGGACCCCCAAAAAAACTTATAAATTCTATACTGCCAAAAAAGCCCGCCGCAGCGGGATGTGACCGGATAGACACATCCTGAACTTCGAACGGGCTTCTATTTTTAAAACATGGTTTATGCCGCGACATCCCTTTTGTTGAATACGTACCAGGATACCGCCATCATCGCGATATAGTAAACGGCAAGCACGGCCAGCGCAAACCCAAGGCTGACACCGCCCGGCCCCACATCCGTTCGCAGATAGCCGGAAAGATCCATATGCGTAAAAATGAGGTACTTTGCCCAAGCAAAACGTTCCGGACTGAACAAGGTCGTGAAGATCCCTTTAGCAAACATCACAAACAAAGCCAGTCCGATCGCCAGCCCACCGGCGCGGAACACCGTTGACAGCATGAAGGCAATTGCGACCGTTATAAACAAATTCACATAATCGCAAAGCACATATTGCAGCATAAATACGAATCCGTTTGTGCTCTGGCCAAATAAACTGCTTTCGGTGCTGCCGGAAAAAAATAAGCTGGAAGACAGCAAAGACATCACCACGACAATCAACGTACCCAGCAGGCTGAACAAAAAGACGGACAAATATTTGGACAGCAAAATTTTGGAACGGCTCCATGGTCTGATCAGAAGCAGTTTAATCGTCCCCCATGAAAATTCCCCCGCGACCGAATCCGCCGCCACAACCACGGAAAAAATCGTACACAGGAAAAACGTAAACGACGCGCTCATGATCACGCTGTCCCAAATGGTAGACGAACCGCCGCTATCCACCATGGATATCAGAACCGGAATCAGCAAATTGACTGCGGCAAGAATGCCCAGCATTACCCACGTCCGGACGCGCCGGTAAATTTTCATATTTTCATTTTGCAAGAGATGCAAGAAATTACCCAATCGGGTCACCCCCCGTCATTTCAAGGAACTGTTCTTCGAGCGAACGGGTAACCGCTTGAATGCCGTACACCTTGATCCCAGCCTGCACCAGCCGGGCATTCATCTCCGCAATTTCGTCGCGTGCCAGCCTGACGATGATCATGTTTCCCTCCTGAACACCGCCCTCCATCATCTGAAGCGCGTGCGCTGGTTCATCGACAATAAATCCGGTCGCCACCGCATCTGCATGTTTTTCCCGACTTTCTTTCAAAGAGCGTACATCAATCAACCGTCCGTTCTGAATGATCGCTACACTGTCACACATCAATTCCATTTCAGCCAGCAGGTGGCTGGACACGAAAACGGTTGTCCCTTCCTCATGGCACAGCTGGCGCAAATAATTGCGAAGCTCGCGAATCCCTTGCGGGTCGAGGCCATTGGTCGGTTCGTCCAAAATCAACAGCTTCGGCCGATGCAAAATCGCCTGGGCTACGCCCAAACGCTGCCTCATCCCGAGCGAATAGGTTCTCACCTTGTCATGAATCCGGTTGCCTAGACCTACAAGCTGGATCACTTCCTGGATTCTCTCTTCCGTTATCCCGGTCATCATGCGGGCAAAATGGCGTAAATTCTGGTATCCTGTCAGAAACTTGTACATCTCCGGGTTCTCTACAATAGCGCCGACATTGGCAACGGCCTGCTCAAAATGATCTTTGATGCTGAACCCGCAAATTTTAATATCACCCTGACTGATTGAGGTGAGACCAACCATCATCCGAATCGTCGTTGTTTTCCCGGCCCCATTGGGCCCAAGAAATCCGAATACCTGACCGGGCGGAATGTCGAGCGTAACGTTCTCAACCAGGTTTTTGGAAGAAACCCTTTTTGTTACCCCCTCCAGCCGAACCACCGGTTCATGCTGCATTCGCTTCACTCCTTTTCGCATTTTATCATCTCATTGTAGCATATCCATTTTTCAATAGCTCCATATACTGGTATCTTCTCTCTTCTTCCCCCTGGTTATGACAATCTTCGCAGTAACCCAAAGGAACCGTGGTACGGTAATATCCCGTCCGAAAAATAACCATCGTATCCGAAACCGGGACCATTCTCTCACAGCACAGGCAATAGACGTACTGCAGATCGTTCATTGGACCGCCTTCCTCTCCTTTGGTATCAAAAGCTATATGTATCATTGTGAAACGATATAGATACGTTTTGTATCGTTACCAGAAATCTACAATATTTCGTATCTTGATGTCAAGCGCTTTCACAATAAAAACAAAAAACCGCCAAAGAGGACCCGTTGATCCCGGCGGTACGAGGTTTAGTTTCTCTCATGTTCGGATGCTTTAGTATCTTGTCATTGCATATGCTCTTGAATTAATTTATGAACCCGGCTTCTTTCGTTATCTCCCACCAGATAGTACCAAATGCCTTTAATCCTTTCACCGCGGCCGCTTATTTCCACCTGTTCAATACTCTTGATATCGGCACGATAATCGGTCAGAAAAGTTTTCATATCATCAAATGTAAGATCCGTTTTCACGCTGTCGCCAACTTCATCCAGCAAAGATTCGATTTTGACGACATTGACGACTTTCATCGTATTCCTGATCAACTCCTGCAAAATTTGGCGCTGCCTTGAATTTCTGCCCATATCGCCGCGCGGATCATCATAACGCATCCGGGAATACAACAGTGCTTCCTCCCCGTTCAGTTTCAAATGGCCCTGGTTGAATTGATGTCCCTCATAATAAAATGCAAAGGGATTTTCCACCTCAACTCCTCCCAGGGAATCGATGATATGCGCGAAACCTTCCATATTCACTCTGACATAGTAATTCACAGGGTAATCCAGGAAATGTTCGACCGTCTTTACCGACATGTTCACGCCGCCAAAAGCGTACGCATGATTGATTTTATCCACGGTGCCGTGTCCGATAATATCCGTACGCGTATCCCGCGGAATATTGAACATAAGAATACTTTGTTTGGCCGGATTGACCGTTAAAAAAATCATCGCATCCGACCTTCCCCTGTCATGTTCGCGTTGATCCACGCCCAGCACAAGCACCGTGAAAGGTTTTTTCTTATCAAGACTGAAGGGTTCGGCGCCAGCCGCGGCAGTTTCGGATTTCCCGGCATTATCCTTCCCCGGTGCTGCCGCAGCCGTGGAAAGATGGCTGTCTTTCCCGGCCGTCTCCGGAACTGTCCCCGCATCCCTGCTTTCATAAATTTGGTGGGCCGTCATTTTTACAGATTGATAGATGTACGCTGCATATCCGGCCACGCCCAAAACGATCACGATAAATACGGACATGAGGATCACAACCCATTTTTTCATGGATCGGCCAGCCACCTTTCCGCTTCTCACCTTATTTTGCAAGCATCCTCCTGCTAAAATGAAGGCTGCCTGTTTATCCGCTAGTAGGCATTATCCGTTCCAAAAAGCACCTTCACGGTTTTGCACAAAATGACAATATCATTTGTAAATGACTGATTCCGTATGTATTCCAGATCCAACTCAACCATTTCTTCAAACCCGACGTGATTGCGGCCGCTGATTTGCCATAAGCCCGTACAGCCCGGAACCACAAGCAGTCTCATCATGTCGTAAGAGGTGTAACTGTTTACTTCCCTCGGCAGAGGCGGTCTGGGGCCAACCAGACTCATATCCCCTTTTAGCACGTTGAACAACTGCGGGAGCTCATCCAGACTGGTTTTGCGGATGAATCGTCCCACGCGGGTAATTCGCGGATCATTTTTCATCTTGAACATGGCCCCGCTAATTTCGTTTTGATCCATCAAGTTCCCGAGCATCGCCTCCGCATTGCTGACCATCGAGCGGAACTTATACATTTTGAAAGGCTTCCCGTTCTTTCCGATCCGGATTTGGGCAAAAATAACGGCACCCTTGGGATCTTCCACTTTAATAATCAAGGCAATCAGCAGCAGAAACGGAGACAGCAAAATCATCCCTAGCAGCGACAAGCATATATCCTGAATTCGTTTGGCGATCCAAAACAAAGTTCGATCCTTGTTTTCAAAAAGCGGAATGGCTTCAAACTGACGACCGGTTTCCAACGTGTTTTTTAACGGATTTGCACTATTCATGTGAGACCTATCCTACAGTGGTATGAATGGAAAGATGGATTTGGGGGGATTTCATTTCGATTAATGCGGTGAGTTTGCCATGAAAATTCGTACTGCTCAAGATCATCCCTCGCTTAAAAGATGTTTTCGATTTCCAGGCACCTAAGCCCGTATATAATCGAAACGATTTGATCCGGCTCATCCGTTGTACCTAGGACTAAGCGGGACCGAATGAAACATATCCGATGTAAAAACCTCGGGTTAAAGCACTATGCAGCACTTTGAAAAATATAGTAAAATGACTTTATCCCATTGATTTTTTGGAGTTACGGAAATTGACCATAAATCCTATGTAAAGACATCAAAGAATTGGCCGGAGCCTTTATCAGATATGAATTCCGTATAAGGATCATATTTTTGCAGCCGGACTCTGCCGCCCACAACGGTGCGGGTGATTTGTTTTGCCATGTTCACCTCCCCGTTTGGATCTGGATCAAGCAGAACTCCATACTGTTTGGCGTCAGTCAAGCTTTCCTCTTTCCAGACAATCTTGCCAGACGTCCGGCAAACCGGTTCTCCTTGGCACATCATATCGAAGCCAAGCCGTATTTCGGGCACAAGCGGAAAATCCAGGTCGCTGATGAATACAAGCAGCCGGGATTCAAGGTCCCATAAAATAGCCGGACGGAACCGATTCAACTTCACGGACGTTTCACCGATCTGATGAATGGATATATACATTTGGAGATGTATGCCGCCTGTCGTCAACATATTCATCACGAGTGGCCCTGCCTTATGGAATAAAATTGAACATTAAGGACTACACTGGTTATTGATACAATTCGTTTCAACATTGATACAAATGGTATCAATTACAAATCTTACTTTACGATACAGAATGTAACTAGTCAACCCTTTTTTCGTGTATATTTTGTATTTCCCTTCAATTTAGATACATTTTGTTTCTTCAACATGCAATTTGCAGGCAATCAGAGGAGGTTAATTCATGAATCATGACAATCGCATCGCAGAACTGCGGGATCAACGAGGATGGACTCAAGAGGAATTAGCCCAATCGATTGGCATTACTAGAGCCGCACTATCCCACTATGAGAAAAATCGCCGCAAACCCGATTTTGAGATTCTGACCAAACTTGCCGATAAATTCGAAGTATCCATCGATTATTTGATCGGCCGTACGAATCAGCCCAAACTGGTTATGGATCCGGAGGTCCGGGATTTTGTGGACCAATTGGAGCTGTCAGATCGCGATTTGCTGGAAAGATTTAATTTGACGATTGACGGGCGCAGCCTTACGGAGGAAGAAGCCAAGCGTTTCATTGCTTTTGTACGGATGGAACGGTCCATGAAATAGAGTACATGCAAAAAATAACCCCACAAAGAGTATCGGAAAGAAGTAAGGGCGCCTCTCAAAGAGGGGCGCTTTTGCGGAGCAAAAGTACTGAGTGGAGCTATGCATCGACGCTATTCCAAATACTTTGCGGGGATCCAAAAACTTAATTCTATAATCTTAAAGAAACCTCAGCCGCGAAAAAAAGCCGCTGAGGTTTTTGAAAGCAGAAAAATCCCCGGAACCGCATTCGTGAGATCGTATTCTCCCACAGGCTGCGGACCGGGAAGGTATGGCTCAGATTCGGGCTCAGCTCTCCTGTCGTCATGAACCGAAGAACCGATGGTTTGGATTTATGTACTGAATGAAGTCGGCATGCGGATGTCTGCCCTATTTTCTGACTAGGTCGGCTCCTTCTTTAGCGCGTCTTCCTGCTGCCGGATATAATGATTCCAGCTGTCAAGGTGTATCCCGCATTGCTCCAGCACTTTCAAAATATCCAACTGCGTTTGTGCCGGACGATCACGATTGGACCGGGCCTCGGTACCAAAATCTCTCTCATCACTCATCCAAGATACCCTCGCTCTACTCATCGATTTAAAAGAAAAAGATCATAATACCTGCCTTATCCCCGTCTAAGAACTCTGGTAGGTCTAATAGGGAGGGACTTTTTTATTATAGCCCAAGCGCATTCATGATGCTGTCGTCTGATGGAAAGTCCGTCTCTGAATTACAGTTCTATTTTTGTCGAAAAAAACGGGCCGACGATTTTAGTCCCCAATTGGCGCTAAAATCGCTGACCCGTTTTGATTGCTTCTACGCATTCATGTAAAACTTATGACTTATTGACTGCCGGTTCTGGCGAGCTCCCTCATATTGGCTTCAAAAGCCGCCATTAGCGCCGCTTCTCCCGTCAGCCCTTTCTCTTGAACCTTGCGTATATGCTGCATCATCCGTTTATAATCCTTCGGAATAACCCGGACGAACTGCTCCAGCGTTTGCCCCCAGTTCTCTAATACCTTTTGGCCGATGGCGCTGCCGGTATAGGAGACATGCTTGCGAACCAACTGCTTCAGCTCTTCCGCCTCTTCGGCTTCTTCCACCCGCTCCAGCAGCACCATTTCCAGGTTGCAGCGCTCAATGAAGGTATTCTCCGGATCATATACATAAGCGATACCGCCGGACATACCGGCTGCAAAGTTCCGTCCGGTGCCGCCCAGCACAACCACGCGTCCACCCGTCATATATTCGCAGCCATGGTCGCCCACGCCTTCGACGACAACCGAAGCGCCGGAATTGCGGACCGCAAAACGCTCGCCGGCAATGCCGTTGATGTATGCTTCGCCGCTGGTCGCGCCGTAAAATGAAGTATTGCCGATGATGATATTTTCCTCTGCTTTGAAGGTCGAACGCTCCGAAGGTTTCACGATCAGCTTGCCGCCGGAAAGGCCTTTGCCTGTATAGTCATTGGCATCGCCGACAACCGTCAGCGTCATCCCCTTCGGTACGAAAGCTCCGAAGCTTTGGCCGGCAGTGCCGGTAAACGTCAAGGAAATCGTATCCTCCGGCAGTCCGGCCGATCCGTATTTGCGGGTCACTTCGCTGCCAAGAATGGTGCCGACCGCACGGTCCACATTCGTAATCGGCAGGCTTCCCCGTACGGCAGCTCCGGTTTCGATAGCTGGCGCGGCCATCTTAAGCAGCTCACGCATATCAAGCGTCTCTTCCAAACCGTGATTTTGCTGTTTGCTGTTATAGCGCGTGCTGCCTTCCGATACTTCCGGCGTAAAGAGCAGCGCCGACAGGTCGACGCCCTGCTTCTTCCAATGACCGTTAGCTTCTTCCGCATCCAGACAGTCGGTCCGGCCGATCATCTCCTGAACGCTCCGGAATCCGAGCTCAGCCATCAGTTCGCGCAGATCTTCAGCCACGAATTTCATAAAGTTGACCACATGCGCCGGATCGCCCATGAAATGCTTGCGCAGCTCTGGATTTTGCGTCGCTACGCCAACCGGGCAGGTATCCATCTGGCATACGCGCATCATGATGCAGCCGAGTGCAATCAGCGGCGCGGTCGAGAAGCCGTATTCTTCGGCTCCAAGCAGCGCGGCGACGGCGAGGTCACGTCCGTTAAGCATTTTGCCGTCCGTCTCCAGCACGACGCGGTCGCGCAGGTTGTTCAGGATCAGCGTCTGGTGCGTTTCCGCCAGCCCCAGCTCCCACGGCATGCCTGCATGACGGATCGAGCTTTGCGGCGATGCGCCCGTGCCGCCGTCATAACCGCTCACCAGGATAATATCGGCTCTGCCTTTGGCTACGCCGGCGGCAATCGTGCCCACGCCCGCTTCGGATACGAGTTTCACGTTAATATTGGCGCGGGGGTTGGCGTTCTTCAAATCATAGATCAGCTCAGCCAAGTCTTCGATCGAATAAATGTCATGATGCGGCGGCGGCGAGATCAAACCGACGCCCGGCGTTGAGCCGCGGACCTCGGCAACCCATGGGTACACCTTACGGCCAGGCAGCTGTCCGCCTTCGCCTGGCTTGGCGCCTTGAGCCATCTTGATCTGTATTTCGTCGGCATTGACCAGATAGTTCGACGTGACGCCGAACCGGCCCGACGCCACCTGTTTAATGGCGCTGCGGCGGGAATCTCCGTTAGCGTCAGGCGTGTAGCGCGCTGGATCCTCTCCGCCTTCCCCCGTATTGCTTTTGCCGCCAATACGGTTCATGGCGATCGCCAGGCTTTCATGCGCTTCCTTGCTGATGGAGCCGAAGGACATGGCGCCGGTTTTGAAGCGGCGCATAATGGATTCGGCAGGCTCCACCTCTTCAAGCGGTACGGCAGATCCTGCCGGTTTTAGCTTCAGCAGGGCGCGGATGGTCA
Encoded proteins:
- a CDS encoding YnfA family protein, with amino-acid sequence MRSLLLFLAAGLAEIGGGYLVWLWIKESKPWWYGLIGAVVLVLYGIIPTLQHYPSFGRVYAAYGGIFIVLALLWGWGIDKNTPDLYDWIGAALCLAGVSVILWAPRP
- the cls gene encoding cardiolipin synthase yields the protein MVWLLIALIIFIFQIAIILLLEFRNPSKTIAWLSILFCCPVIGFVFYYFVAQDYKARKHIRTRGSRLFRQIRPFFWSRLTAVRDIGEIHNPEFKHQERLFNLLWRLTESPITGSNASRVLTDGKDAFDAMLKAIEAAEKHIHIEFYIFRHDVIGTRFQEIMIRKAREGVKVRFICDGLGSYKLKREFVERLKEAGVESYFFLPPLLSFIDRRINYRNHRKIVVVDGARGFVGGINVGDDYLGKYPKMGYWRDTHLEIEGDAVYFLQNIFLDDWQLASGEKIVDPALFPEHSCKADEQIQIVSSGPDQEWNAIQELIFAAICVAKKRIWITSPYFIPDPGVYEGLKTAAVSGVDVRIIIPWKADSRLVQLASLSYVEELLLAGVRFYQYQKGFIHAKVLIVDQLLASVGTANMDLRSFYSNFELTALLLEQSKIERLVDDFEKDMLVSREMTPSEFQNRPFMHKTAEILCRMLSPLL
- a CDS encoding M23 family metallopeptidase, translated to MKNATANRRLTLLVMRDAQHSVKQIHLSKPLLLAVPAAAVLSLSGLVLAIQAHSSQAISNLEQKVTLEQLKNIQLQSSITSREQSIERLQTEIIKLSSQAKDMQLKMQHVDQLEQQLQKFIDKHKISMSTDAPADKASSLSWDASEHVGGEYIAVHENDMLDLARETKDDFQEMQELLKTMESNIPHTLKKAQETQVQIAGNPTVWPTASKVMTSSFGYRTDPFTGKAAFHAGIDIAGDNGGPVYAAGAGKVITAEESGARGRYIVIEHPGGLQTWYMHLSKILVNIGDTVDKRQQIAQLGSTGRSTGPHLHFQVVKQDKPVNPLPYIRSDNSLN
- a CDS encoding bactofilin family protein produces the protein MLSRSKSKNSLMSTDSLIGRGTEVEGALSCEANVRIEGNFNGVIESRACVTIGEHAVARSDISAREVIIAGKVYGDVQAEGKLTITPTGQMFGDVLAASALVIAEGGILNGSSKMEPKHNEQKALAESSNAPLLESEAG
- a CDS encoding ABC transporter permease, translating into MGNFLHLLQNENMKIYRRVRTWVMLGILAAVNLLIPVLISMVDSGGSSTIWDSVIMSASFTFFLCTIFSVVVAADSVAGEFSWGTIKLLLIRPWSRSKILLSKYLSVFLFSLLGTLIVVVMSLLSSSLFFSGSTESSLFGQSTNGFVFMLQYVLCDYVNLFITVAIAFMLSTVFRAGGLAIGLALFVMFAKGIFTTLFSPERFAWAKYLIFTHMDLSGYLRTDVGPGGVSLGFALAVLAVYYIAMMAVSWYVFNKRDVAA
- a CDS encoding ABC transporter ATP-binding protein, which codes for MQHEPVVRLEGVTKRVSSKNLVENVTLDIPPGQVFGFLGPNGAGKTTTIRMMVGLTSISQGDIKICGFSIKDHFEQAVANVGAIVENPEMYKFLTGYQNLRHFARMMTGITEERIQEVIQLVGLGNRIHDKVRTYSLGMRQRLGVAQAILHRPKLLILDEPTNGLDPQGIRELRNYLRQLCHEEGTTVFVSSHLLAEMELMCDSVAIIQNGRLIDVRSLKESREKHADAVATGFIVDEPAHALQMMEGGVQEGNMIIVRLARDEIAEMNARLVQAGIKVYGIQAVTRSLEEQFLEMTGGDPIG
- a CDS encoding LCP family protein, producing the protein MKKWVVILMSVFIVIVLGVAGYAAYIYQSVKMTAHQIYESRDAGTVPETAGKDSHLSTAAAAPGKDNAGKSETAAAGAEPFSLDKKKPFTVLVLGVDQREHDRGRSDAMIFLTVNPAKQSILMFNIPRDTRTDIIGHGTVDKINHAYAFGGVNMSVKTVEHFLDYPVNYYVRVNMEGFAHIIDSLGGVEVENPFAFYYEGHQFNQGHLKLNGEEALLYSRMRYDDPRGDMGRNSRQRQILQELIRNTMKVVNVVKIESLLDEVGDSVKTDLTFDDMKTFLTDYRADIKSIEQVEISGRGERIKGIWYYLVGDNERSRVHKLIQEHMQ
- a CDS encoding sugar transferase: MNSANPLKNTLETGRQFEAIPLFENKDRTLFWIAKRIQDICLSLLGMILLSPFLLLIALIIKVEDPKGAVIFAQIRIGKNGKPFKMYKFRSMVSNAEAMLGNLMDQNEISGAMFKMKNDPRITRVGRFIRKTSLDELPQLFNVLKGDMSLVGPRPPLPREVNSYTSYDMMRLLVVPGCTGLWQISGRNHVGFEEMVELDLEYIRNQSFTNDIVILCKTVKVLFGTDNAY
- a CDS encoding helix-turn-helix domain-containing protein; amino-acid sequence: MNHDNRIAELRDQRGWTQEELAQSIGITRAALSHYEKNRRKPDFEILTKLADKFEVSIDYLIGRTNQPKLVMDPEVRDFVDQLELSDRDLLERFNLTIDGRSLTEEEAKRFIAFVRMERSMK